TCGGGGGGCAACCGACTGGGTTGGAATGCACCCTGTTCATCGATTGGGGGTCTCACATACCTAAAAATAGAGGGAAAAAAGTTCTCTTCGACcacctacagtcgaaacggggtcctgttcatcgagaggggtctggcgtaccacaaaacgaaggaaacagacttctgttcaaccgcctatggtcgaaacggggtcttgttgatcgagagggctctagcgtaccgcaaaacagaggaaacgggctTCTCTTCGAGCGCCTATGGTGaaaatggggtcttgttcatcgggaggggtgtgacgtaccgcaaaatgggagtccacaggctactgttcatccaccgtataCTACCTTgcttcagcctccacgggctactgttcattcaccgtcgacttcctccagcctccaccggctattgttcatccagcttccacggggtcctgttcatccacccccaactggctgaggtgtgtggcggcctcctcagggtgctgttcatccagtggcaaccacagagtcatgttcatccaacctccaccgaaaactattcatccacagccaaccaaccggctggACTCACCACACGTCTTGACTCGTTCTACGTATCGCGTGCGCGGCAGCAACGGGCATTATttatcgagaggcaacccaacacaccGGCTAGCTACGTCTCGCAAGGGGGCTTGATCGGCTTCAGTGAGCAGTGAGAAggatcgatcgggttcaattagcagcgaaggaatcggtcgggttcagttagcagcgaaggaaTTGGTCAGGCtcagttagcagcgaagggatcgatcgatcggcttcagtatgTAGTGGGATAGATCACTCGTGTTCAGTAAGTAGCTAATGCTATCGCTCGGGTTCTGTAAGCGAACGCCTCACAAAGGGTTTAGTTAGCaagcgcctcgcacacacacgcgtacgagagaaacgcgcaaaccacactgcatcgctcggccccgaccacccaccataaccgggaactccccaaaaatttCCTCACCGTCACTTCTACCATGATTATTTACATCatcgacggcccaaagaatgtcatgcaggtgcgtctccggctggcctaggatgaaaaacccattttctatcatgatttttagtcatagaagtaggagcccaccacatctacgatgatacgtgtttttgtcacaattatcatcatacaaGTGGCATAACAATGACAAAAAAAGTTTTTGTTTGggccataatgtcacggatgtgtcttttttcgtAGTGGGTAGACCGCGGAGACGTTGTCGAAGTAGACCACGTCGGCTTTGTGAACAGGATGACAAAGCTCATGAAGAAGTTGTCGAAGCAGGTACACTCGGCAACGGCGTTAGCCATGCCATGATACTCTGCCTCAGCACTGGATCGCGAGACGGCGGGTTGTCGTTTACACGACCACGAGATGAGTGATGGTCCAAGGAACACACAGTACCCTGAAGTAGAGCAAAGAGTGTCCGGACAACCAGCCTAATCAGCATCCGAATAAGCGACGATATCGGTGGAGGCGATGCTCAAGGTGATGTCGAGGTCCATGTGACCACGGATGTACCGGAGAATCCACTTCACCAGGGACCAATGAGCATCGCGAGAAGCATGCATGTGGAGATACACCTGCTAGACAGCATACTGCTACTCGGGCCGAGTGAGCGTCAATTACTGCAAGGTACCGACAATGGACCGGTACAAGGAGGCATGCGGTGCGCGAGCACCATCAGTAGCGGAGAGCTTGACCTTCGTATCAACAGGCATAGCCACGGGCTTGCAATCAAGCATGTCGGCGCGGTCAAGTAGCTCATGagcatacttctgctgatgaaggaagaagccatccgcACGCCATatcacctcgatgccgaggaagtagtggagaggCCCCAAGTCCTTGATGGAGAACTTGGCGCGAAGGCGCTCAGTGAGCCATCGAAAGAGGTTGATGATGCATGCCATCAGGATGACGTCGTCAACGTATAGAAGCAGATAGGCTGTAGCAATGCTCTGGGTGTAGACGAACAACGAGGCATCCGAGCGAATGGAGCTGGCGCGGGCAGCGTGGCGATCGCGGTTGGCGGGCGGGTCGGGCGCAGCGAGTGGGCGAGGCAGCTCGTGAGGAGGTTTAGCGGCGCAGTGGCGGCAGCTCGGGGGAGCTAGGGTAGGGATCGTAGGTTTAAGCTGATACCACCAGGAAGAAAATTTGGTGCAAGATAATTGTATTCACCTCATTGGTGCCCATATATAACACGTAGAGGGGGGTAGTTCCATCCACGGCGAGAACCCTAATTACAAAGTACAGACTTGGAAGACAAGCAGAACAACTCCACTTAATACATATATGTATACATATGGAACAAACACAATCATCCGTCAACAATATTGAGTCAATAAAACTAAACCTTTGTTGAAAAAAGACAGATGACACATCTTATTCGCAATCTCAAATCAACACGTAACACATCCGGGCATTAAGTGTACGGCACGCACACACGTACCGCCGGTATCTCGGAACCAGATCCTCTAACATTAAGAAGGAAAGTTAGAGAAGCTATAATACCCTAACTTTCCTTCTTTCTATACATATGATTATGGCTAAAATGACTTAAGTTAATTTGCAAATTGATGATCTATATAGTAATTACGTACAAACAAATTGAtggtgaaataaaattaattttaaattATTTATACTTACAGTAAACAGTAAACAACCTATTAATTATCTACTAACAGTCCTTAACTTTCCTTCTTTATTTTACACTAGGCAAACACTGTAGCACACTGACTTTCCTTCAcaatgttagaggatccggttcccAGTATCTCACACGAACAGCGCCTCCTCGCCCATGGCGAAATACGCGCCGGTCGGCCCGCCGTCAGGCAGCAGCGCCACCTTCACCAAGTTGCGTGCGCCCTCCTCCGGCGTCAGGACCCCGGACCCCATGCTCATGTCGGTCTTGACGAAGCCTGGGTGCGCGCAGTTGACGCGCAGCTCAGGGTGCCTCCTCGCCAGGATCCTCGAGTAGGCGTTCATGGCGGTCTTGGCCACCTTGTACGCGGAGAACTTCGTGGGCCACCCGTGCGGCTCCAGCGCGCCGGCCTCGAAGTCTTTCATGAATTTGTCCAGCAGCTCGTCCAACCTCTCCTCTGTCAGGTTGTCGACGTCGTTGAGCTCCTGCCTCACCTCCTCGTTGCCGATATGCTGCAAACAATGCCACGGAATCCCTTAACGTTACATGTGGTACTGATACTGGGTTAACGATGATCAGTGAAAAAAAGATAAGAGTTTACTTACTCTTAGGAGTCCATAATTGGAGGAGACGTTCACTATTCTTCCCTCGGACGAAGCTTGAAGCAGAGGCAGCAGGGCTTCGATTACATGCTTCGTGCCGTAGTAGTTCGTCTTCACGCTGTTCTTCGCGCTGTCGATGGGCTCCCGGGCATTCTTCAGCATCCACTCAACTCTCTGGTGGAAATCCATGCCACCGAACTGTTGTATTATGCATCGGCAAATAAACTTGTTCAGGCTGGTATGTCTGAACCGAACAATTTCAGAAAAAAGTCGCGCCGATTTTACCGAATGAACCTATCAGGTAAAATTGGTCGCTGTGCTTGACGCCTATCCTCGGTTCTTGGCTCGGTTCCTCCAGGAGTAAATTACAAAAACCCAACCAGAAAATACAACAACGTGATCTCACCTTTTCCTCGTTGGTATCGAACTCTTGGCCGTACTCAACCCCACCAACTGCGGCATTATTCACCTGCAAATCATCCGAGCACATCCATCCATCACCGGTGATTCAAACCTTGGATGCAACTAGCAGCTGCacctctactacttaaaaagaacgtacCCGTAAAAAAAAatacttaaaaagaacgtaagatttttttatcttttttgcgAAATGAATTTTACATTTCTCCccaccacccttcgtccaacctttcaTGCATATGATAACAATCATCTTAATTTATTGGGTCTGTCTAAAACACATCTAGatatgacatagttatgtcacatctaaactgATGTCCATTCTGTTTGTGGTTTATTTTTTGTCttagttttttttttcttgttGCTGCTATAGATGTttatgggagcttagatgtgacatctttAAAAAATATCTAGATTTGAATTAGACAAACTGtaatttatttatcttcagaaccAATTttactttaatttacttaccaaacttttaatcaaaatataaggtaattcacaggcagaatttgatgaacatttatttacacagtTACACTATTATTGACAGATAAATCACAAGCTAACGTAATAAAATAGGCACGGGCattgttctactccctccgttcctaaatacttgtctttctaggcatttcaacaagtgactacatacggagtaaaatgagtaaatctacactctaaaatatgtctacatacatccgtatgtgatattcatttgaaatgcttagaaagacaagtatttagaaacggagggagtagtatactaAAACGAAAGGAAAAAAACTTGCCAGAATATCAAGCTTGCCGAAGCGGGCCTTGAGAAAACCAGCTAGCGCAGCGGCGCTCGAAGCGTCCGTGATCTCCAGCTGATGGAAGACGACATGAGAGAGCCCCAGCGCATTGAGCCTCTCGACGGCCTCCCCGCCCCTCATCTCATCCCGGGCCGTCAGGACGACGGCAATTCCGCCGCTGGCAAGCTGCCGGCACACCTCGAAGCCGATCCCCTTGTTCCCTCCGGTGACGACGGCGACCCTAGCAACCGCAGTCGATGAGATTTCTGCAAGTTGCAAGGCTACATGGCGACGACAAGAGCAGCTAAGCATGTATGGGCGGGCGGCTAACCTCGTGTTTGGCAGGCTGGGGAGGATGGCTCCTTCCATGAGGTGAGGGTGCACCACGAGCTCCAACAGCACGTGTGGTGGCAGAGGTCGGACGGCCGCTCCTACAATCTTGACACCAAAATCCTAAAGCTATCTGAGacggttatggttatggttatgggAGGAAGGACAGCAAGACACTTATAACGGCTCCGGTCCTCGGTCGCCGTTGTGGTGCTCGTCGTCTTCGTCCGGCACAAACATCGAGCATGATATAGCAACCTCTCGAAAGGATCAACTTTTGGCAAGTTTGAAACATTCACACATCAAAAGCGATGGTTGGCTAATTTTGTTAACAAACCAAGCATGTCCATCAGCCAGCAACACCCATACGTCATCCTATTGCCTGCCAGCAAAACCCATACGTCATCCTGTAttcgcgcgtgtgtgtgtgttgtcgCATTGTTTGACCCTACACATACGCACAAGATCCGTAGACCTCATCGACCAATATGGATCATACACACGCATGTCGATTCGGTAAATTTGACAAAATTGACatgtggacgaaatcaaatcacagaatgaactgtccgtgaaactatttcacgcggctgacctttttgtgtgatgCCCGACACGAAGGCGTCACACTACACTGTGAAACGCCTCActgataggcgctacacgcctggccagcgttgcaccccagactgcctaaaaattgctaagtcattgtgcagagcctaagagctaggcgctgcactgtatagtgtagcgcctagctctcaggcgctgcactagtggttgcactacaaaatgaagcaaccactagtgcaacgcctagaagctaggcgctacactgtatagtgtggcgcctagctctcaggcgctgcacactgacttagtaattttcagaTCACACGGGTACGATCCTGGCCAGGCGTGTagagcctatctgtgaggcgttgcacagtgtagtgtgacgccttcgtgtcgggcgtcgcacaaaaaggtcagccgcgtgaaatagtttcacgggcagttcattctgtgatttgatttcgtccatagatcaaatttgtcaattttgcaTGTCGATTCGAGTGCACAGCACAGGTTAAACTGCACACTGTTTATTGACAACTACTGTTACGGTGTCTCATATTCTGAGAGTAAAACCGGACGAAAACATTACACGTACGACAGAGTCACACAAACGAGGCCACGCCATCCCTATCAAAATAAGCACCCGTCGGGCCATCGTCGGGCAAGAGAGCGACCTTCACAGGGTTGCTAGCGCCCTCCTCGGGCGTCAAAACTCCCATGTGCATCGACATGTCGCTCTTGACATAACCAGGCGTCAAACAGTTGATGCGCATCCTAGGGTACTTCTTGGCGAGAATCCTTGTGTAAGCATTGAGGGCAGCTTTGGCGACTTTGTAGGCTGACGAGCCACCGGTCGGCCACCCATGTGCCTCTATCAAATTGGCCTTGAAATCTTCTAGGAACGAATCCAACAGCTCCTCTAGTCTCTTTTCAGTAAGATTGTCAGCGTTGTTAAACTCATTCTTCAGTTTTTCACTGTTGAAGTTCTGCTCAGGAAACAATAGTTATTGTTAACTTAAAGGAACTAGTTTCTGAACATATGCTTTCTGACAGAAAAAAAAACACTTCAATAAAGGATAAGGCATTCCTCTCTGCTCAGTAAATAATAATATCTTGGAAGACACAATGCAAGGCCGCATAGATGCTTTTCGAAAACTCGAAACAAAACAAAGTGATAGAGAAAGCTATAGCAGAAACATATACTGTGGCACAGATAATGTTAAATCTAATTTGTGTAACTGGTAATTTGTCTTGTACGACCTGCAACATGGTTAACAGTACTTACTCTTAGCAGTGAAAAGCCTGATGAGACATTGACAATTCTCCCAGAGGAGGACAACTGAAGAAGAGGAAGTAGTGCCTCCGTGACAAGCTTTGCCCCATAGTAGTTTGTTCTCATGCATTCTTTTGCTTCCTCATATGTCTCCTTGGAATTTTCTTTCATCCATTGAACTCTCTGATCTACATCCATGCTTTCAACCTATCCATGCATAGACAGGTTAATTGGTATACGACGTCTTGTTAAAATGCATGTGTTTAGGTGCCAGGTGGGTCTGGTAAAGCATGCCCATCTAAGATTCATTTCCTTGGTGAAAAGATCCAATTAAATGGATACGAGGTGAATTACCAATACTACTTCCTacgatccaaattaattgatgcagctttagtacaactttgcgtcaattaatttggattggagggagtagaAGTTATTTTTGCTGACCAACTTAAAATCTTCTCTGTTGGTACAAATATAATCTTGGAATAGATTTTTTTCTAGGAATTAAATTAATAAATGGAAAGAATTGGGTATTAGTTCCTGAGGAATTCTGTTTGCACATCATAAAAAATAATATATTCATAGCTTCTATATGTAATATGAACACATAATTCACTAAATAAACACACTGTCGCTAATGTAAAATTTTAGGATTGTCAACTTTGATGGATGCTTTTCTACAATGTAAACTTCTATTGTCATCTTGTAttatatattcaggtggggaactccccccccccccccccccccccccggtgattctcaaaatatatatatatatatattgtcatcttGTATTGCAACATCAGCAAGATGTGTTTTCTCAAACTAAACTATGCTCAGTAGTTACAAGAGAATGATATTTATGTCGATGCTGTGGTTGATGAATGGTTTCTAGAGTCCAAACTTCTATGTACATCATGTATCGTGGCATCAGGTGTGATGTGTTTTCTCAAAGTAAGGTATGCTCCAGTAGTTACAAGAAATGATGACGTTTATGTCTGCCATGGTTGATAGATAGCAACAAACAACTACAGAAGCAACTATTATTTTGTTGACTCAACCTGATTCTGAAATAGATGTAGACATTAACTGCTGACAAACTGCAAATAAACACGCAGTACATCATAATTTTTTGCTGCATTCACCTGTTCTTTAACTTTCGCAACCAGAACTGGATCTCGATCGACGCCTGAAATGCCTGCATTGTTTATCTACATATAACAAAAACCACACATTCATGGTGACGAATTAAAAAATCCGAGAAAAACTATTTCTACACAATAAGAAGTCAATAATCTGAACAGACAAGCCAAGCTTACAAGATCTGTAAGAACATCGTTTCAGCTTTAACTAGTACAAGCCAGGTAAAAGAAAGAAATCTACAGAACCTATACTTCTAAACGGAACTCTAAAATTCATTTTGTAATTATTCAATGCAACAATGTGCTGAGTAACAATTTCTTCAATGTAATTTTGCTAAGTTCAACTAACACTTAGAGTCTGAATAAAATGCATACTTCTATCTAACGAGTTCCCAGTGGAACCCTATGAATACCCACTTGCCTGACCCCAAATCCGCGAGGTCCTAATCTTCAAAGCGCAAAGCAGAGGTACCCATTAACACATACCAGGATATCGAGCTTCCCGAACTGATCCCTGACGAAATCCGCCAGCCGGGCGACGCTGTCAGGGTCGGTGACATCCAGCTGATGGAAGACGACGTCAGCACCGGAGCGCCTGACGCCTTCGACCGCCTCTAGTCCCCTGCCCTCGTTCCTCGCCGTCAGCACGACCTTGAGCCCCTTGGACGCGAGCTGCCTGCACGTCTCCAGCCCGACCCCTTTGTTCCCTCCGGTGACCAGGGCGATCCTAAATCACGCACATAGCAGCGGCGCCGCGCAGAAATTCCAGTAAGTAAATTTGCTGCGAGCGGCGTACGGGaaaggggaggggggcggagcgATCGAACCTCTTGCTCGACGGATTGGAGGCGGCCGCCTCCATCTTGATCTTTCCCCTCCGACTCGTCGCGGCGTGTCCAGCACTGTGTGAGCTCTGGAGTCGGCAGCCTTGCACAAGATGATGATACATCGTGCACTTTCCCTTTCTTCTCAAACGGCGCCTCTGCTGGGCCTAgttagtattttttatttttttgagaaagCTTGGCCTGCTTAGTAAGGCAACAGCCTTGACGTTTGTGCGCGCAGTAATGGGCCGGCCTGTTAGTCGGTTTCTGCGTTTTTCTGTCCGTTTTCTttctgttgtttttctttttcttttctggttCTTCTGTTTCGTTTTATATTTTGCTTTTTTCAATCCTCAAATCCGTCATTATTTAAAAAGAATCATGAACAAGTTTTCTAAAATCGTGAGCACTtttaaaattcatatttttttgtaaATCATGAACAAGTTTCAAATACATATATTTATTTTAAACAAGAACAATTTCCAAATTCAGGAATCTTTTCCAAatgtatgaacatttttttaattcaagaACAATTTTCAAACTCATGAACATTATGAAAatctatgaacattttttgaaatcgcaaactgtttccaaattcatgaatattttctgGATCGTAAAAAATGAACTCACATACACTTTTtttgaattaatgaacatttttcaaactcatgaataatattcattcatgaacattttcgaactcatgaatattttttgaaatttatgaatattttttaactcatgaactttttttaaaattcctgaacattttttgaactcgtTAAATTTTTGtaaaattcgtgaatattttttgaattcttgatttttttaattcaaaatatttttgaaatcAATAGTTTGTAAATTCAGGAAGATTTTTTGAACTCACAAAAAATTTATGAAtttgagaatattttttgaaatttgataTTTGTTCGAAATCCCTGGCATTTTTTAATGaagcaaaaaaaaggaaaggataaaaaggaaaaaaacaggggCGCCACCCTCGCACATGGGGGCCCAAAGGCACGCGCGTAAGGCGGTGCGTTTGGCCGTCAGGCGTCACCCTACGCACGAAATAGGAGGTCCCCTGTCTTAATTGGACACACAATTTTCTTGGGTCAAACCGTGACGTTTGGGCCGAATCGGCACGAACTAGGTCGATGGGGTCGTCATTCTGTGGAGAGTGGAGTATAATTTAAACCCTGAGATTTTAGAGCTCCACGGAAATAAACCCCCAAGTTCAAATTGCTGAAATGGGCACCCTTACCTCGCTGATCCCAGTCGTTTTAAACCTTGGGCGTTTTAGGAGTGGATTTGATGACATGGCACCGAGGGGCTAGGATTGTTGACTCTAACCAAATTAATGAATGCCATGTCAGCACTCAAGTGCGGGTGTCGCCTTCTTTCCGATGCGCAATGCCTTGGCCTCCATGTACAACATTGTGGGGAATGCCTCGACCACCTCGATGTCGCGCTCGCACATGGCTCGCCATTGATGTCGCCTCGCGATGAAGCTCGAGAAGCCGACGATGAGGGTAGAGCTGTGCTAGGAGTAGTTGGTGTAGTGGTGACGGGTAGATGGAGGTGACGAAGCAGACGAACACCGCGGCGGCGACAGGCAGCGGCGTGATTGATGATGTTACAGCCCAGGGGTGCCTCATCTTACCAGAAGTCGGTCTGGGGCCCCCTATGTCGGTTATATCAGCGGGCCTTAAAATGCCAAGAGGTGGAGGGAGAATTAGGCCACCAAGGCCCaataggggaggcgccccctttcCCCCTCTAGGAGGCCGCATTGGGGTGGGGGAGGAGGAGTCCTTCCCCTCTTCACTAGTGCAGCGACTTGCTATACAAATAGTTTTTaatccctttccgcgatggcattttaAACCGCCGCCTTGCTTGTGtgtgtgataggggggtccttcccacatgacccagaaaccatcggcgATAGGTCCTCCGGTCACACATGCGGGACAAAAAGAGctcatgtgcgatcgggcgagtCATCGCATGCAATTATACATGCCCAATCATTTtcatttgtatgtacatcccacacattgAATGCCATACAAaggttttcgttcgtatgtacatcgcACATAGTGAATCTTAGACAAACGTTTTCGTTCGTAcatacatcacacatgatttcccCCATCACATTGTCtctgatagcgttgccattgcagacGATATTAATAGTTTTATCATTTGTGTTATTAAATGCATCACGCACGGTCCCTAGAACAAACTGTGTGGcataggttgtccatcacacacattttttatatagaaaacgtttgtgcaaggtggcctaacgcaaatagttgtCTAGACAAAGTCGTGTTTGATTGCTCATTGATCCAATACATTttcttcctagaaactgtgtgggttgtctgaagtcatcgcccacggtgttgtctcaATAACCGTTTCTAATAGAAACCCCCAATTAGCATGCTAATTGTACAATTATTTTTAATCCATTTAGTAATCAAATTTTTCATCACTTGCTCTTCTAGATGATCCATTATGATCTCTTTAGAAGCTCAATGAATTCTTCACTTGACCTACTTGCTTCATTATTAGATCAACTCAACTTATGAGCTCATCATAATCTCATATTCAAGCCTTATCTAGAATCGTTCCCTTTAATCATTCTCTCAAGATCTTGATCCATAATGGATCAACTCATAAGTCCAAGCATGACAAACTTTGAGTTCATTCAATGAACTTCAACTTGATCACACCTTATACATCACGTAGACATCACATTGATTATACTTGATTCAATCATAGAACTTAATCTTGAGGTCCTAAAGTCCATTCTTTTGCTTCTTATTGGTCATAATATATTCATCACTAGAGCTcaatgattttgatgcatatatttATGTTGATTACATTCATTCCAAATccatccaatattcttcatgcattgcctATCAAACTTTTCTTCAAATACATCTCAATGGAAAGATTAGTCCATATGGATTATAACTAactaccaaaaccacacatggggaacTCCATGAAATTTCAGCCAGACTCCTTGTCTTCGGCGATTGAGTCCGAGTCAGCGCTCCTGATTTTCTCGCCGCCTCGATTTCCcccgttaccggcaactctcttgtTGGCCAGCGTGACGCCCGCCAGAAGAAGTTGTTGTAGGTTGGCGGTCAGCGTGTCTTTAGGCTGAGGTGTCGAAGATGACAGAAATTCGGAGACTCTCTGGCAGGCCTAAGCAGAGCAAGTTTAGATCAAGCAAATCGGTAAAAGAGGATATTCCGGTTTCCTAAAATCAGTGATATGGGCTGACCCATTCTCGTTTTCCTCACCACTATTTGTGGGAAGGTTCtattttttcttttggttttttctgcttatttttctaattctttcctttttatttttagttgttttatTTCAAAATTTCATGTATATTTTAAAAAATTCCAAACTTTTTTGTAATtgagaacatttttaaaatttctaaataatttttattttttaccaatttttaaaattcataaacattttttacTTTTGGGAGCATTTTCAAATTAATGTATGTTTTTTAAATCCAAGAACGtttttaaaaatcatgaaatttCTCTAAATCCAAACCATTTTCAAATCCAGAACATTATTATGAAATCCAAATTCATTTTTCAAttggtgaatattttttgaaattcgaaaaattaattcatgaatatttataaatgcgcaaacattttttttcaaaatttggaaCATTT
This region of Triticum aestivum cultivar Chinese Spring chromosome 2D, IWGSC CS RefSeq v2.1, whole genome shotgun sequence genomic DNA includes:
- the LOC123053906 gene encoding uncharacterized protein isoform X1 — its product is MYHHLVQGCRLQSSHSAGHAATSRRGKIKMEAAASNPSSKRIALVTGGNKGVGLETCRQLASKGLKVVLTARNEGRGLEAVEGVRRSGADVVFHQLDVTDPDSVARLADFVRDQFGKLDILINNAGISGVDRDPVLVAKVKEQVESMDVDQRVQWMKENSKETYEEAKECMRTNYYGAKLVTEALLPLLQLSSSGRIVNVSSGFSLLRNFNSEKLKNEFNNADNLTEKRLEELLDSFLEDFKANLIEAHGWPTGGSSAYKVAKAALNAYTRILAKKYPRMRINCLTPGYVKSDMSMHMGVLTPEEGASNPVKVALLPDDGPTEISSTAVARVAVVTGGNKGIGFEVCRQLASGGIAVVLTARDEMRGGEAVERLNALGLSHVVFHQLEITDASSAAALAGFLKARFGKLDILAIVEVQLLVASKVNNAAVGGVEYGQEFDTNEEKFGGMDFHQRVEWMLKNAREPIDSAKNSVKTNYYGTKHVIEALLPLLQASSEGRIVNVSSNYGLLRHIGNEEVRQELNDVDNLTEERLDELLDKFMKDFEAGALEPHGWPTKFSAYKVAKTAMNAYSRILARRHPELRVNCAHPGFVKTDMSMGSGVLTPEEGARNLVKVALLPDGGPTGAYFAMGEEALFV
- the LOC123053906 gene encoding salutaridine reductase isoform X2; amino-acid sequence: MEGAILPSLPNTRVAVVTGGNKGIGFEVCRQLASGGIAVVLTARDEMRGGEAVERLNALGLSHVVFHQLEITDASSAAALAGFLKARFGKLDILVNNAAVGGVEYGQEFDTNEEKFGGMDFHQRVEWMLKNAREPIDSAKNSVKTNYYGTKHVIEALLPLLQASSEGRIVNVSSNYGLLRHIGNEEVRQELNDVDNLTEERLDELLDKFMKDFEAGALEPHGWPTKFSAYKVAKTAMNAYSRILARRHPELRVNCAHPGFVKTDMSMGSGVLTPEEGARNLVKVALLPDGGPTGAYFAMGEEALFV